A window of the Trichoplusia ni isolate ovarian cell line Hi5 chromosome 4, tn1, whole genome shotgun sequence genome harbors these coding sequences:
- the LOC113492633 gene encoding regulating synaptic membrane exocytosis protein 2-like isoform X1, producing MDDMPDLSHLTPEERAIIEGVMLRQRQEEQREHEIMRRKQDEVAVLEQTIRTRNEMHRAAGVELAATCHICLKTKFADGVGHSCHYCRVRCCARCGGKVTLRSNKVIWVCILCRKKQELLSKTGQWIHKNSAQDPMLWRMENDLRGLPSQPDETLDKRPKLERAHSAAEKENLPLQRSGSALRRQYSQQDQRCYGELEGLARTHPHLVHPRQKAAYGVVESGVPPPSSQLLPHTPLVHPVLPPRSSSSDDEVPECVSDENDEYRDRGQLEACAPVRHPHLRSANVAANNYYNLVNHSPADYEAEARGQFDVARTGPSGGRSFDSVTDCRWRARDDGEGAYLRPYAPEEGPRPDRAVYKSAYLWEDSSDNRRFTERRKKTVRFDGHEGAATFPRGGRDASGAPHDWAALRWEPERQTSQDSATKDSGIDTSSTFTSSEDSNRGDCPKVSSPLHIVSFPLSWQVSADGSRMIGHMVLRKSVVEGSSHSSAAILGLKVVGGKLLPDGTRGAIVEKVKKGSIADLEGQLRIGDEVLQWNGVPLQGRSADEVAAVVADSKHDSHVELVVSRPLAAIRPPAQPWRTHKGHLLEAEVYTEVLGGCEKPSVLVTSPGSPDVHSRRRPARYNHHNANVSGRIQLKIYFDITALQLLVTVVSASGLTPRSDGSPRCPYAKIFLLPDKSEKSKRRTKTLANTLEPRWNQTFVYCGIRITDIKKRTLEVTVWDLNRYGPNDFLGEVLLDLDTILMNHEPNWYTLKPHEETGSFSRYREDEADGEHLSPPSTSTSRLSDSDTPSECDLRRHHSLSSLASSSSPPPPHDRMDLDRSRGRDMSPAGRVRTAGMNRERSGGYSVARSQSAAGVARPARARSKSPRRSLSPPADRDGWRYTVNEDRGSDASRLPTHAYAPRFQSRSATATPTTSPKKRQLPQIPHHQSGQRAVRAQVSADLEERKWIAPHHIGATLTYRSTPQGWERHYAGLSDSELAARSGGGGAGGWAPRRRLSPDATAADSDLESVASVTSSAFSTQSERPRPTRMLSNDYGGRENGRGNNQQQQPLERRESRRGQFTRSLSNADVPPDEKADMTFNKDGSLSDTALGGTGELEPANDDVLLKAEPRDYFGPGMGKKSNSTSQLSATGRKRRLGFGKRGKNSFTVQRSEEVVPGEMRGGIGGVSRASSASSENDEDRWSPGMRGSGSDGGGLSDFIDGLGPGQLVGRQLLGAPTQGDVQLSMCYQKGFLEVEVIRARGLVSQPGRRTLPAPYIKVYLVSGKRCIAKAKTSTARRTLDPLYQQTLTFRENFKCCVLQVTVWGDYGRIEGKKVFMGVAQIMLDDLNLSNIVIGWYKLFGTTSL from the exons ATGGACGACATGCCGGACCTGTCGCACCTCACGCCCGAGGAGCGCGCCATCATCGAGGGCGTCATGCTGCGGCAGCGCCAGGAGGAGCAGCGCGAGCACGAGATCATGAG ACGTAAGCAAGATGAAGTCGCGGTGCTTGAACAAACGATCCGAACTCGAAATGAAATGCACCGCGCAGCTGGCGTCGAACTAGCGGCGACGTGTCACATCTGCCTCAAAACTAAGTTCGCTGACGGAGTCGGCCACTCGTGCCACTACTGCCGCGTCAGGTGCTGCGCCCGGTGCGGGGGCAAAGTCACTCTACGTTCTAACAAG GTTATTTGGGTTTGTATATTGTGCCGCAAAAAACAAGAACTTTTGTCTAAAACGGGACAATGGATCCACAAAAATTCTGCACAAGATCCAATGTTATGGCGTATGGAAAATGATTTACGAGGCCTGCCATCACAGCCTGACGAGACCCTCGACAAGAGACCTAAACTAGAGAGGGCACATAGTGCTGCGGAAAAAGAAAATCTTCCACTTCAGAGATCAGGTAGCGCACTCCGACGCCAATACAGTCAACAAGATCAAAGGTGTTACGGGGAACTGGAAGGGCTGGCCAGAACTCATCCGCATCTAGTACATCCCAGGCAGAAGGCTGCGTACGGGGTAGTTGAGTCCGGTGTCCCTCCTCCGAGCTCCCAGTTGTTGCCACACACGCCTTTGGTCCACCCAGTCTTACCGCCACGGTCTTCTTCTTCGGACGATGAAGTTCCAGAATGCGTTTCTGATGAAAACGACGAATACCGTGACCGCG GACAACTAGAGGCATGTGCTCCAGTTCGGCACCCGCATCTTCGTAGCGCCAACGTGGCTGCcaacaattattacaatttggtTAATCATTCGCCGGCCGATTACGAGGCCGAGGCGCGCGGTCAATTCGATGTGGCGAGGACCGGGCCGTCGGGTGGACGCAGTTTCGATTCTGTTACCGACTGCCGGTGGCGGGCTCGCGACGATGGCGAGGGCGCGTATCTGCGGCCCTACGCTCCGGAAGAGGGCCCGCGCCCCGATCGAGCTGTATATAAGAGTGCCTATTTGTGGGAAGACTCCTCTGACAATAGACGTTTTACCGAGAGGAGAAAAAAGACCGTTCGCTTTGATGGGCACGAGGGCGCAGCGACGTTCCCGCGAGGCGGGCGCGACGCCTCGGGCGCGCCGCACGACTGGGCCGCGCTGCGCTGGGAGCCCGAGCGCCAGACCAGCCAGGACTCCGCCACCAAAGACTCGGGCATCGATACCTCTAGCACCTTCACGTCCAGTGAAGATTCTAACAGAGGCGATTGCCCCAAGGTATCTAGTCCGCTTCACATTGTGTCG TTTCCGCTGAGCTGGCAAGTGTCAGCGGATGGTTCTCGAATGATCGGCCACATGGTGCTTCGAAAGAGCGTAGTGGAAGGTAGTTCGCATTCCTCTGCTGCTATTCTGGGCCTTAAAGTTGTGGGAGGGAAACTCCTACCAGATGGCACGCGAGGAGCGATCGTAGAAAAAGTCAAGAAAGGATCTATAGCTGATTTGGAAGGACAACTTAGAATAG GTGACGAAGTACTGCAATGGAATGGAGTGCCGTTGCAAGGTCGTAGCGCGGACGAGGTCGCGGCAGTAGTCGCCGACAGCAAACACGACTCGCACGTGGAGCTGGTGGTATCCCGGCCACTCGCCGCCATCCGCCCGCCCGCGCAGCCCTGGAGAACTCACAAAGGTCACCTATTAGAGG CAGAAGTATATACGGAAGTTTTGGGAGGTTGTGAAAAGCCGAGCGTGTTGGTGACGTCACCGGGATCTCCTGATGTACACTCCCGCCGCCGCCCCGCTAGGTACAACCACCACAATGCGAACGTATCGGGTCGAATACAG CTGAAAATTTACTTCGACATCACCGCTCTTCAACTATTAGTGACAGTTGTGTCGGCGAGTGGTTTAACACCGAGATCAGACGGCTCACCCCGATGCCcttatgcaaaaatatttttactacctGACAAAAGCGAGAAAAGCAAGCGACGTACGAAAACCTTAGCAAACACCTTAGAGCCTCGATGGAACCAAACCTTCGTGTACTGTGGCATTCGTATTACCGACATAAAGAAGAGGACTTTAGAG GTCACTGTCTGGGACTTAAACCGATATGGACCAAATGATTTCCTCGGAGAAGTACTGCTCGATTTAGACACTATATTAATGAATCACGAACCAAACTGGTATACTTTGAAGCCACACGAAGAGACCGGGAGCTTTAGT AGATATCGGGAAGACGAGGCAGACGGGGAACACTTGTCTCCTCCGTCGACATCGACCTCCCGTCTGTCAGACTCGGACACGCCGAGCGAATGCGACCTGCGACGTCATCACTCGCTCTCCAGCCTTGCATCCAGCTCCAGCCCACCACCGCCTCACGAC AGGATGGACTTGGATCGATCCAGAGGTCGTGATATGTCCCCAGCTGGCAGAGTACGAACTGCCGGAATGAATCGAGAACGC AGCGGCGGCTACAGCGTGGCGCGCTCGCAGTCGGCAGCGGGCGTGGCGCGGCCAGCTCGCGCGCGCAGCAAGTCGCCGCGGCGCTCGCTCTCGCCGCCCGCCGACCGCGACGGCTGGCGCTACACAG TGAACGAAGACCGAGGAAGCGACGCCTCTCGTTTGCCAACGCACGCGTATGCCCCACGTTTCCAGTCTCGCTCAGCCACGGCGACACCCACGACTAGTCCCAAAAAACGTCAACTGCCCCAAATACCCCATCACCAG AGTGGCCAGAGGGCTGTACGCGCGCAAGTGTCGGCGGATCTCGAGGAACGTAAGTGGATCGCCCCGCATCACATTGGCGCCACACTAACGTACCGCAGCACGCCACAAG gtTGGGAAAGACATTACGCAGGGCTGTCAGACTCAGAGCTGGCGGCACGTAGTGGCGGCGGAGGCGCTGGTGGCTGGGCACCTCGGCGTCGCTTGTCTCCCGACGCGACCGCCGCGGACTCGGACCTCGAGTCCGTCGCGTCCGTCACGTCCAGCGCCTTCAGCACGCAGTCCGAACGACCGCGACCCACCAGGATGCTCAG CAATGACTACGGTGGGCGTGAGAATGGACGAGGCAACAACCAACAGCAGCAACCTTTGGAGAGACGAGAGTCTCGACGTGGCCAGTTCACACGCAGTTTGAGCAACGCGGATGTGCCGCCGGATGAAAAAGCAG atatgACTTTTAACAAAGACGGCAGCCTCAGCGACACTGCTCTTGGCGGAACCGGTGAATTGGAACCTGCGAACGACGATGTTCTGCTAAAGGCTGAGCCACGCGACTATTTTGGGCCCGGAATGGGCAAGAAAAGTAATTCCACTTCACAGCTGTCGGCAACAG GGCGAAAAAGGAGGTTAGGTTTTGGTAAACGTGGAAAAAACTCATTCACGGTCCAACGCAGCGAGGAAGTGGTGCCCGGCGAAATGCGAGGAGGCATAGGTGGAGTGTCACGGGCCTCCTCGGCCTCCAGCGAGAACGACGAAGACAG ATGGTCTCCTGGTATGAGAGGCTCTGGGTCTGACGGCGGCGGGCTATCAGATTTCATTGATGGCTTAGGCCCGGGACAGTTAGTCGGGAGGCAGCTGCTTGGCGCGCCCACGCAAGGCGACGTACAACTATCTATGTGCTACCAGAAAGGATTCCTTGAG GTGGAGGTGATCCGCGCCCGAGGCCTAGTGTCGCAGCCCGGCCGCCGCACTCTCCCCGCGCCATACATTAAGGTGTACCTGGTGAGCGGTAAGCGCTGCATCGCTAAGGCCAAGACCAGCACAGCGCGCCGCACACTCGACCCGCTTTACCAACAGACGCTAACGTTTAGggaaaacttcaaatgttgCGTGCTACAG GTGACGGTTTGGGGTGATTATGGACGTATAGAGGGTAAAAAGGTGTTCATGGGTGTGGCGCAGATCATGCTCGACGACCTTAACCTCTCTAACATCGTCATAGGATGGTACAAACTATTCGGAACTACTTCTTTG taa
- the LOC113492633 gene encoding regulating synaptic membrane exocytosis protein 2-like isoform X4, with amino-acid sequence MDDMPDLSHLTPEERAIIEGVMLRQRQEEQREHEIMRRKQDEVAVLEQTIRTRNEMHRAAGVELAATCHICLKTKFADGVGHSCHYCRVRCCARCGGKVTLRSNKVIWVCILCRKKQELLSKTGQWIHKNSAQDPMLWRMENDLRGLPSQPDETLDKRPKLERAHSAAEKENLPLQRSGSALRRQYSQQDQRCYGELEGLARTHPHLVHPRQKAAYGVVESGVPPPSSQLLPHTPLVHPVLPPRSSSSDDEVPECVSDENDEYRDRGTNIDKSSSESSRSQRQTMLNEKMNKFLSFPLSWQVSADGSRMIGHMVLRKSVVEGSSHSSAAILGLKVVGGKLLPDGTRGAIVEKVKKGSIADLEGQLRIGDEVLQWNGVPLQGRSADEVAAVVADSKHDSHVELVVSRPLAAIRPPAQPWRTHKGHLLEAEVYTEVLGGCEKPSVLVTSPGSPDVHSRRRPARYNHHNANVSGRIQLKIYFDITALQLLVTVVSASGLTPRSDGSPRCPYAKIFLLPDKSEKSKRRTKTLANTLEPRWNQTFVYCGIRITDIKKRTLEVTVWDLNRYGPNDFLGEVLLDLDTILMNHEPNWYTLKPHEETGSFSRYREDEADGEHLSPPSTSTSRLSDSDTPSECDLRRHHSLSSLASSSSPPPPHDRMDLDRSRGRDMSPAGRVRTAGMNRERSGGYSVARSQSAAGVARPARARSKSPRRSLSPPADRDGWRYTVNEDRGSDASRLPTHAYAPRFQSRSATATPTTSPKKRQLPQIPHHQSGQRAVRAQVSADLEERKWIAPHHIGATLTYRSTPQGWERHYAGLSDSELAARSGGGGAGGWAPRRRLSPDATAADSDLESVASVTSSAFSTQSERPRPTRMLSNDYGGRENGRGNNQQQQPLERRESRRGQFTRSLSNADVPPDEKADMTFNKDGSLSDTALGGTGELEPANDDVLLKAEPRDYFGPGMGKKSNSTSQLSATGRKRRLGFGKRGKNSFTVQRSEEVVPGEMRGGIGGVSRASSASSENDEDRWSPGMRGSGSDGGGLSDFIDGLGPGQLVGRQLLGAPTQGDVQLSMCYQKGFLEVEVIRARGLVSQPGRRTLPAPYIKVYLVSGKRCIAKAKTSTARRTLDPLYQQTLTFRENFKCCVLQVTVWGDYGRIEGKKVFMGVAQIMLDDLNLSNIVIGWYKLFGTTSLVRN; translated from the exons ATGGACGACATGCCGGACCTGTCGCACCTCACGCCCGAGGAGCGCGCCATCATCGAGGGCGTCATGCTGCGGCAGCGCCAGGAGGAGCAGCGCGAGCACGAGATCATGAG ACGTAAGCAAGATGAAGTCGCGGTGCTTGAACAAACGATCCGAACTCGAAATGAAATGCACCGCGCAGCTGGCGTCGAACTAGCGGCGACGTGTCACATCTGCCTCAAAACTAAGTTCGCTGACGGAGTCGGCCACTCGTGCCACTACTGCCGCGTCAGGTGCTGCGCCCGGTGCGGGGGCAAAGTCACTCTACGTTCTAACAAG GTTATTTGGGTTTGTATATTGTGCCGCAAAAAACAAGAACTTTTGTCTAAAACGGGACAATGGATCCACAAAAATTCTGCACAAGATCCAATGTTATGGCGTATGGAAAATGATTTACGAGGCCTGCCATCACAGCCTGACGAGACCCTCGACAAGAGACCTAAACTAGAGAGGGCACATAGTGCTGCGGAAAAAGAAAATCTTCCACTTCAGAGATCAGGTAGCGCACTCCGACGCCAATACAGTCAACAAGATCAAAGGTGTTACGGGGAACTGGAAGGGCTGGCCAGAACTCATCCGCATCTAGTACATCCCAGGCAGAAGGCTGCGTACGGGGTAGTTGAGTCCGGTGTCCCTCCTCCGAGCTCCCAGTTGTTGCCACACACGCCTTTGGTCCACCCAGTCTTACCGCCACGGTCTTCTTCTTCGGACGATGAAGTTCCAGAATGCGTTTCTGATGAAAACGACGAATACCGTGACCGCG GTACAAATATTGATAAGAGCAGTTCCGAGAGTTCCAGAAGCCAGCGTCAGACGATGTTAAAcgagaaaatgaataaattctTATCG TTTCCGCTGAGCTGGCAAGTGTCAGCGGATGGTTCTCGAATGATCGGCCACATGGTGCTTCGAAAGAGCGTAGTGGAAGGTAGTTCGCATTCCTCTGCTGCTATTCTGGGCCTTAAAGTTGTGGGAGGGAAACTCCTACCAGATGGCACGCGAGGAGCGATCGTAGAAAAAGTCAAGAAAGGATCTATAGCTGATTTGGAAGGACAACTTAGAATAG GTGACGAAGTACTGCAATGGAATGGAGTGCCGTTGCAAGGTCGTAGCGCGGACGAGGTCGCGGCAGTAGTCGCCGACAGCAAACACGACTCGCACGTGGAGCTGGTGGTATCCCGGCCACTCGCCGCCATCCGCCCGCCCGCGCAGCCCTGGAGAACTCACAAAGGTCACCTATTAGAGG CAGAAGTATATACGGAAGTTTTGGGAGGTTGTGAAAAGCCGAGCGTGTTGGTGACGTCACCGGGATCTCCTGATGTACACTCCCGCCGCCGCCCCGCTAGGTACAACCACCACAATGCGAACGTATCGGGTCGAATACAG CTGAAAATTTACTTCGACATCACCGCTCTTCAACTATTAGTGACAGTTGTGTCGGCGAGTGGTTTAACACCGAGATCAGACGGCTCACCCCGATGCCcttatgcaaaaatatttttactacctGACAAAAGCGAGAAAAGCAAGCGACGTACGAAAACCTTAGCAAACACCTTAGAGCCTCGATGGAACCAAACCTTCGTGTACTGTGGCATTCGTATTACCGACATAAAGAAGAGGACTTTAGAG GTCACTGTCTGGGACTTAAACCGATATGGACCAAATGATTTCCTCGGAGAAGTACTGCTCGATTTAGACACTATATTAATGAATCACGAACCAAACTGGTATACTTTGAAGCCACACGAAGAGACCGGGAGCTTTAGT AGATATCGGGAAGACGAGGCAGACGGGGAACACTTGTCTCCTCCGTCGACATCGACCTCCCGTCTGTCAGACTCGGACACGCCGAGCGAATGCGACCTGCGACGTCATCACTCGCTCTCCAGCCTTGCATCCAGCTCCAGCCCACCACCGCCTCACGAC AGGATGGACTTGGATCGATCCAGAGGTCGTGATATGTCCCCAGCTGGCAGAGTACGAACTGCCGGAATGAATCGAGAACGC AGCGGCGGCTACAGCGTGGCGCGCTCGCAGTCGGCAGCGGGCGTGGCGCGGCCAGCTCGCGCGCGCAGCAAGTCGCCGCGGCGCTCGCTCTCGCCGCCCGCCGACCGCGACGGCTGGCGCTACACAG TGAACGAAGACCGAGGAAGCGACGCCTCTCGTTTGCCAACGCACGCGTATGCCCCACGTTTCCAGTCTCGCTCAGCCACGGCGACACCCACGACTAGTCCCAAAAAACGTCAACTGCCCCAAATACCCCATCACCAG AGTGGCCAGAGGGCTGTACGCGCGCAAGTGTCGGCGGATCTCGAGGAACGTAAGTGGATCGCCCCGCATCACATTGGCGCCACACTAACGTACCGCAGCACGCCACAAG gtTGGGAAAGACATTACGCAGGGCTGTCAGACTCAGAGCTGGCGGCACGTAGTGGCGGCGGAGGCGCTGGTGGCTGGGCACCTCGGCGTCGCTTGTCTCCCGACGCGACCGCCGCGGACTCGGACCTCGAGTCCGTCGCGTCCGTCACGTCCAGCGCCTTCAGCACGCAGTCCGAACGACCGCGACCCACCAGGATGCTCAG CAATGACTACGGTGGGCGTGAGAATGGACGAGGCAACAACCAACAGCAGCAACCTTTGGAGAGACGAGAGTCTCGACGTGGCCAGTTCACACGCAGTTTGAGCAACGCGGATGTGCCGCCGGATGAAAAAGCAG atatgACTTTTAACAAAGACGGCAGCCTCAGCGACACTGCTCTTGGCGGAACCGGTGAATTGGAACCTGCGAACGACGATGTTCTGCTAAAGGCTGAGCCACGCGACTATTTTGGGCCCGGAATGGGCAAGAAAAGTAATTCCACTTCACAGCTGTCGGCAACAG GGCGAAAAAGGAGGTTAGGTTTTGGTAAACGTGGAAAAAACTCATTCACGGTCCAACGCAGCGAGGAAGTGGTGCCCGGCGAAATGCGAGGAGGCATAGGTGGAGTGTCACGGGCCTCCTCGGCCTCCAGCGAGAACGACGAAGACAG ATGGTCTCCTGGTATGAGAGGCTCTGGGTCTGACGGCGGCGGGCTATCAGATTTCATTGATGGCTTAGGCCCGGGACAGTTAGTCGGGAGGCAGCTGCTTGGCGCGCCCACGCAAGGCGACGTACAACTATCTATGTGCTACCAGAAAGGATTCCTTGAG GTGGAGGTGATCCGCGCCCGAGGCCTAGTGTCGCAGCCCGGCCGCCGCACTCTCCCCGCGCCATACATTAAGGTGTACCTGGTGAGCGGTAAGCGCTGCATCGCTAAGGCCAAGACCAGCACAGCGCGCCGCACACTCGACCCGCTTTACCAACAGACGCTAACGTTTAGggaaaacttcaaatgttgCGTGCTACAG GTGACGGTTTGGGGTGATTATGGACGTATAGAGGGTAAAAAGGTGTTCATGGGTGTGGCGCAGATCATGCTCGACGACCTTAACCTCTCTAACATCGTCATAGGATGGTACAAACTATTCGGAACTACTTCTTTGGTAAGAAATTGA